A stretch of Methanobrevibacter sp. YE315 DNA encodes these proteins:
- a CDS encoding zinc-ribbon domain-containing protein has protein sequence MKFCRECGCENLDEARFCKNCGFEFSSLPPIENKPNGDVKVVANQNRDSIISKLFYKTDKYTGELRFAKAKSISIAVFVIMFFVEVGIVWSQGSIILILLSSIIFGLIFAVPTYIIGYALGWAIDRLTH, from the coding sequence ATGAAGTTCTGTCGTGAATGTGGTTGTGAAAATCTGGATGAGGCAAGGTTTTGCAAAAATTGCGGTTTTGAATTCAGCTCATTGCCTCCAATTGAAAATAAGCCAAATGGGGATGTTAAGGTAGTTGCAAATCAGAATAGGGATTCAATCATTTCCAAATTATTCTATAAAACTGACAAATACACTGGCGAGTTAAGGTTTGCCAAGGCAAAATCAATAAGCATTGCCGTATTCGTCATAATGTTTTTTGTCGAGGTGGGTATTGTCTGGAGTCAAGGAAGCATTATCCTAATACTCTTGTCTTCAATTATTTTCGGCTTGATTTTTGCAGTTCCAACATATATTATCGGATATGCTCTAGGATGGGCCATTGATAGATTGACACATTAA
- a CDS encoding zinc ribbon domain-containing protein — translation MTKNCRKCGAQVSDDAKFCPDCGYDFTSFSKKENSNGKFNFSMLFVILIIAILIIGSIWIVTSDFGGDDKNKTQNDDVDRVILTITDVNGYSGTSGKTSYTIYTEALFDRVPSDMKGYNVKTTYYDKNNTVIGSEIESLAHIYYESNYALSFGHYTTYRMPNPDHVVVEIIKDGKTIDNYTSQIDQGKIKFLN, via the coding sequence ATGACTAAAAATTGTCGAAAATGTGGGGCACAGGTTTCTGACGATGCGAAATTCTGTCCGGATTGCGGATATGATTTCACTTCATTTAGCAAAAAGGAAAACTCCAACGGCAAGTTTAACTTCAGCATGCTGTTTGTAATCCTGATAATTGCCATATTAATCATCGGTTCAATATGGATTGTGACATCCGATTTTGGCGGTGATGATAAAAATAAAACGCAAAATGATGATGTTGACAGGGTAATTTTAACAATCACTGATGTCAACGGTTATTCAGGAACTTCAGGAAAAACCAGCTATACAATCTATACTGAAGCGTTGTTTGACCGTGTTCCCTCAGATATGAAGGGATACAATGTTAAGACAACATATTATGATAAGAACAATACTGTAATAGGCAGTGAAATAGAAAGCTTGGCTCATATATATTATGAATCCAATTATGCGTTAAGCTTCGGACACTATACAACATACAGAATGCCGAATCCCGACCATGTTGTTGTTGAAATAATCAAGGACGGAAAGACAATTGACAATTACACTTCTCAAATTGATCAAGGAAAAATAAAATTTTTAAACTAA
- the dtd gene encoding D-aminoacyl-tRNA deacylase, protein MKLVVQRVSNASVEVDEKTVGKIDGGLMVLVGFGENDTEREADYLSKKLVKLRIFQDENGRMNKSVKDIGGKLLLVPQFTLYAHTKKNRPSFHKALAPDKATVLFDYFAQKCSEEVDVETGEFGAYMKVSLLNDGPVTILLEKEFDE, encoded by the coding sequence ATGAAGTTGGTTGTTCAAAGGGTTTCAAATGCTAGTGTTGAAGTCGATGAAAAAACCGTCGGCAAAATCGATGGGGGTTTGATGGTTTTGGTAGGATTCGGCGAAAACGACACTGAAAGGGAAGCTGATTACCTTTCAAAAAAGCTTGTTAAGCTTAGGATTTTCCAGGATGAAAACGGTCGCATGAACAAATCTGTAAAAGACATTGGAGGAAAATTGCTTTTGGTTCCTCAATTCACGTTATACGCCCATACTAAAAAGAACAGACCATCCTTTCACAAGGCATTGGCTCCGGATAAGGCAACAGTCTTATTTGACTATTTTGCACAAAAGTGCAGCGAAGAGGTTGATGTTGAAACCGGCGAGTTCGGAGCATACATGAAGGTCTCTCTCCTGAATGACGGGCCTGTAACAATTCTTCTTGAAAAGGAATTTGATGAATAG
- a CDS encoding toxic anion resistance protein: MAEFSLNVDEIKDDVETTIKEEEKKLENSNLKNQAQDNATAIFETDLNNPQAREAILKPLDNFGLNDMTKSAAHNEMLATRFVDLTKGGKEADSIGENLIELNKQVKDLDPSRVDFAKKGVLGNLVNPVRKYFAKYEKAEVAISDIVASLDKSSKVLQNDNVTLLNEENYLREVTNKLLADIELAKQMDQSIESQIQTAEIEGVDEDKISFVREEILFPLRQRIMDMQQMIVVNQQGIVSLNVIRRNNKELIRGVKRAQNVTVSALRTGVMVASALYDQKIVMDKINILNSTTENIIESTSHMLKEQGSEIQKHSAETMISPEVLKASFSEALQAIEDVSTYKEQALPKMKETIDMFTDLANEGQKVVDKIETSNENILE, encoded by the coding sequence ATGGCTGAATTTTCATTAAACGTTGATGAAATAAAAGACGATGTCGAAACAACTATAAAAGAAGAAGAAAAAAAATTGGAAAACTCAAATCTTAAAAACCAAGCTCAAGACAATGCTACTGCAATATTTGAAACTGATTTAAACAATCCTCAAGCAAGGGAAGCAATATTAAAACCATTGGACAATTTCGGTTTGAATGATATGACCAAATCAGCGGCTCACAATGAGATGTTGGCTACAAGATTCGTCGATTTGACCAAAGGCGGAAAAGAGGCAGACAGCATAGGTGAAAACTTAATCGAGTTGAACAAGCAAGTCAAGGATCTAGACCCAAGCAGAGTGGACTTTGCCAAAAAAGGCGTATTGGGAAATCTGGTCAATCCTGTCAGAAAATACTTCGCTAAATATGAAAAGGCTGAAGTTGCAATCTCAGACATTGTAGCATCCCTTGACAAAAGCAGCAAAGTTCTTCAAAACGACAACGTAACCCTTTTGAATGAAGAGAATTATCTAAGGGAAGTTACCAATAAGCTTCTTGCAGATATAGAACTTGCAAAGCAGATGGACCAATCAATCGAATCACAAATTCAGACTGCTGAAATAGAAGGCGTTGATGAGGATAAGATTTCATTTGTTCGTGAGGAAATCCTATTCCCTCTCAGGCAAAGAATCATGGACATGCAGCAGATGATTGTTGTAAATCAGCAAGGAATCGTATCACTTAATGTTATCAGAAGAAACAATAAGGAATTGATTAGGGGTGTCAAACGTGCACAAAACGTAACCGTTTCAGCTTTAAGAACAGGTGTGATGGTTGCAAGTGCGCTTTATGATCAAAAAATCGTAATGGATAAAATCAACATCCTGAACTCAACAACTGAAAACATTATTGAATCCACTTCACACATGCTCAAGGAACAAGGAAGCGAAATCCAAAAGCATAGTGCAGAGACCATGATTTCACCTGAAGTATTGAAGGCATCATTTTCAGAAGCGCTTCAGGCTATTGAAGATGTCAGCACATACAAGGAACAGGCTCTTCCTAAAATGAAAGAGACTATTGACATGTTCACTGATTTAGCAAATGAAGGTCAGAAAGTTGTTGATAAAATTGAAACCAGCAATGAAAACATTTTAGAATAG
- a CDS encoding Ig-like domain-containing protein produces MDFKKITLVAFVLLAILTIGAVSASGDVIPDELAASEEGDLIEAPINDDLLNFDGADFDVGADDEDDEDDEDDEDDEDDGELFSPLLVFIGNVTTGEHPDGMVSLVTDDFIYIYNIDHFSDLEGNVTLNFDSGKYVYELSGDDFEVSYDESNEFIRECWMGLTDDVKQLILEHQNENLTVTYDYTGNGESFSTSVKRLIKDEASYRINTIDEMSCLFGFEISDTILTNDEDIAVNISCYDSNWMLAHNDLGGGEILVYVDDNEVARYDMHPDLVSDSPRSQLLKLSDLGISSSGTYNVKITQIPDLYDEDEEEHDVYMVADETEIISQDITANLNHEPFISIDAEDIDYGEDAVIIANLYSDVPGNVWFTVNGVSGKSKITNGVATYTVSGLKAGTYNVSARYGGNYKYDAQTITTAFNVNKLNPFVSVSPVIVRYGQDADINVNLASDVPGNVWFTVNGVTDKAKITDGVATYTVSDLKYGRYNVDISYGGNYKYAKSTINTTIKVNKNLPIVAVNTTDVGYGEDAVISVSLAKNVPGNVLITVNNETKKERITDGVATATFTGLKRGTYGVEVSYAGNVNYIAQTKTASFNVGKGNPIISVDAPDMAYGEDAIINVNLHSDVPGNVWVTIKKGAVIIKDIGRNRIIDGKAVFKVSDLKVGSYNVVVLYAGNVNYNEQTLKSTLNVIKADPITSVLVENIKVDEDAVVTVKFADNVHGFVKITVNGNTQRVLIVDGQASATFSGLKAGTYVVSAVYAGATNFNAQTANATFSVNKIAPGLSVTPVTKSGTTTFTAKIAQDAPGNIKFIVDGATYKNRIVNGIATLTLSDLASGSHTVIVNYAGNYKYSAQTKTKTFTI; encoded by the coding sequence ATGGATTTTAAAAAGATAACGCTAGTGGCATTTGTGCTGCTGGCCATTTTAACAATTGGCGCTGTTAGTGCAAGCGGTGATGTCATACCCGATGAACTGGCAGCTAGTGAAGAGGGGGACCTGATTGAGGCTCCTATTAATGATGATTTGTTGAATTTTGATGGTGCTGATTTTGATGTCGGTGCTGATGATGAGGATGATGAAGACGATGAGGATGATGAAGACGATGAGGATGATGGAGAATTATTCTCCCCTCTTTTGGTATTTATAGGTAATGTAACAACAGGAGAGCATCCGGATGGTATGGTATCACTGGTTACAGATGATTTCATCTATATTTATAACATCGACCACTTTTCAGACCTTGAAGGAAATGTCACCCTTAATTTTGACAGTGGAAAATATGTTTACGAACTCTCCGGTGATGATTTTGAAGTTTCATATGATGAAAGCAATGAATTCATTCGTGAATGTTGGATGGGATTAACAGATGATGTTAAACAATTAATCCTTGAACATCAAAACGAAAACCTAACAGTCACATACGATTATACAGGCAATGGCGAAAGCTTCTCAACATCCGTAAAACGCCTTATAAAAGATGAGGCTTCATACAGGATAAACACCATAGATGAAATGAGTTGCCTATTCGGATTTGAAATTTCAGACACCATATTGACCAATGATGAGGACATTGCAGTAAATATATCTTGTTATGACAGCAATTGGATGTTGGCCCACAATGATTTGGGTGGAGGAGAAATCCTTGTATATGTGGATGACAATGAAGTTGCAAGATATGATATGCATCCTGACTTGGTTTCAGATTCACCAAGAAGCCAACTTTTAAAATTATCCGATTTGGGAATTTCCTCAAGCGGAACATACAACGTTAAGATTACACAAATACCAGATCTTTATGATGAAGACGAGGAAGAGCACGACGTATATATGGTTGCTGATGAAACCGAAATCATCTCCCAGGACATTACAGCAAACTTGAATCATGAACCGTTCATCTCAATTGATGCAGAGGATATCGATTATGGTGAGGATGCCGTAATCATTGCAAATTTATATAGTGATGTTCCGGGAAATGTCTGGTTTACCGTAAATGGTGTATCTGGAAAATCTAAAATCACAAATGGCGTTGCAACCTACACAGTTTCCGGATTGAAAGCAGGAACATATAACGTTTCAGCACGCTATGGAGGTAACTACAAATATGATGCTCAAACAATCACAACTGCATTCAACGTTAATAAACTTAATCCATTCGTATCAGTATCACCTGTGATAGTCAGATACGGTCAAGATGCTGATATTAATGTTAATTTGGCCAGCGATGTTCCTGGCAATGTTTGGTTTACCGTAAATGGTGTTACCGATAAGGCAAAAATCACCGACGGCGTTGCAACCTACACAGTTTCAGACCTAAAGTATGGAAGGTATAATGTTGATATTTCCTATGGTGGTAACTACAAATACGCTAAAAGTACAATAAACACCACCATTAAGGTGAATAAGAACTTGCCGATTGTGGCAGTCAATACAACAGATGTCGGCTATGGTGAAGATGCTGTAATCAGTGTAAGTTTAGCGAAAAATGTGCCTGGAAATGTATTGATTACCGTAAACAATGAAACCAAAAAGGAAAGAATCACCGATGGTGTTGCAACAGCAACATTCACAGGATTGAAACGCGGAACCTATGGTGTTGAGGTTAGCTATGCAGGTAATGTAAATTACATTGCACAAACAAAAACCGCAAGCTTCAATGTCGGTAAGGGAAATCCAATCATATCAGTAGATGCTCCTGATATGGCTTATGGTGAAGATGCCATAATCAATGTTAATTTGCACAGCGATGTTCCAGGAAACGTATGGGTTACAATAAAGAAAGGTGCTGTAATCATTAAGGATATTGGTAGGAACAGAATCATTGATGGAAAAGCCGTTTTCAAAGTTTCAGACCTAAAAGTAGGATCATATAATGTAGTAGTTCTTTATGCGGGCAATGTTAACTATAATGAACAAACACTAAAATCCACATTAAATGTGATTAAGGCAGACCCTATCACTTCAGTATTGGTTGAAAACATCAAAGTTGATGAGGATGCTGTAGTAACTGTGAAATTTGCAGATAATGTCCATGGTTTTGTAAAAATTACAGTTAATGGAAATACTCAAAGAGTTCTGATTGTCGACGGTCAAGCAAGCGCAACTTTCTCTGGCCTTAAGGCTGGAACCTATGTTGTAAGTGCAGTTTATGCGGGAGCTACAAACTTCAATGCCCAAACAGCAAACGCAACATTTAGCGTGAATAAGATTGCACCTGGCTTGTCAGTAACTCCTGTTACAAAAAGCGGAACAACCACTTTCACAGCCAAAATCGCGCAAGATGCTCCAGGTAACATAAAATTCATTGTTGATGGAGCCACATACAAAAATAGGATAGTAAATGGTATTGCAACTTTAACACTTTCCGATTTGGCAAGTGGAAGCCATACAGTTATAGTAAACTATGCCGGAAACTACAAATACTCTGCACAGACCAAAACAAAAACTTTCACAATATAG
- a CDS encoding NUDIX domain-containing protein, producing MSTLWGLTVRGICEFNGKILLLKIRPHSAHDAGRWEIPGGKVKKCEFFDEALKREYLEETGLEVDVVSLSHVVRRDYTACKTSEEVKSIQLIMKVTCDSDEVTISEEHDDYGWFSLDEIEEMISEKLLTPPAVEAFSEK from the coding sequence ATGTCTACATTATGGGGATTGACAGTTAGAGGAATCTGTGAATTTAACGGTAAGATTCTGCTTTTAAAAATCAGACCTCATTCTGCTCATGATGCAGGAAGATGGGAAATTCCAGGTGGTAAAGTTAAGAAATGCGAATTTTTCGATGAAGCTTTAAAAAGGGAATATCTTGAGGAAACCGGCCTTGAAGTTGATGTGGTTTCACTTTCGCATGTGGTTAGAAGGGATTATACTGCCTGCAAAACCTCTGAAGAGGTCAAATCAATTCAGCTGATTATGAAAGTGACTTGCGATAGTGATGAAGTAACAATCAGTGAAGAGCATGATGACTATGGCTGGTTCAGTTTAGATGAAATTGAGGAAATGATTTCTGAAAAGTTATTGACACCTCCTGCTGTTGAGGCTTTTAGTGAAAAATGA
- a CDS encoding malate dehydrogenase, which translates to MVKVSIIGATGVIGKNVAFTLASEDTVDEIVMFSRPQSLEKAKGETYDMYDALAAEDIDCKLTPSCDYNDLAGSAIVLIAAGTPRKEGMKRLDLAVPNARIVSHYSEKIAEYAPDTIILVATNPVDVMTTVALKASGFKKKKVIGVGNHLDSLRLKNYFSRYLDINSSEVHTRVVGEHGDHMVPLLSSTTIGGMPLKYFIEHVDVDVIGLVNQLRNAGNTIITKKGATEYGPAFAISNLISTIITDSHKVLTVSCYLDGEIADVHDVSLGVPAVISKYGIAMIVPIHMNDFENNEFIKASEILKRATDEVFEHIGEEIRTVEK; encoded by the coding sequence ATGGTTAAAGTAAGTATTATAGGTGCAACAGGTGTTATAGGTAAGAATGTTGCATTTACGTTGGCAAGTGAAGACACAGTTGATGAGATTGTAATGTTTTCAAGGCCTCAAAGTCTTGAAAAGGCAAAAGGCGAAACTTATGACATGTATGATGCTCTTGCTGCAGAAGATATTGACTGTAAGCTTACTCCTTCCTGCGATTACAATGACCTGGCAGGTTCTGCAATTGTCCTTATTGCTGCAGGCACTCCCAGAAAGGAGGGCATGAAAAGATTGGATCTGGCTGTTCCGAATGCGAGGATAGTTTCCCATTATTCTGAAAAGATAGCTGAATATGCACCGGATACTATTATTCTAGTGGCAACCAATCCAGTTGATGTGATGACAACTGTCGCACTTAAGGCATCAGGATTTAAGAAGAAAAAGGTCATAGGTGTCGGAAACCACTTGGATTCTTTAAGGCTGAAAAACTATTTCTCAAGGTATCTTGACATAAACAGCTCTGAAGTCCACACAAGGGTAGTCGGTGAGCATGGAGATCATATGGTTCCCCTTTTAAGTTCTACAACAATAGGTGGTATGCCTTTAAAGTATTTCATTGAACATGTGGATGTTGATGTTATTGGGCTTGTAAACCAATTGAGAAATGCTGGAAATACAATCATTACCAAAAAGGGAGCAACAGAGTATGGTCCTGCCTTTGCTATTTCAAACCTGATTTCAACAATCATTACGGATTCCCATAAGGTATTGACAGTAAGCTGCTATCTGGATGGTGAAATTGCAGACGTCCATGATGTCTCTTTAGGTGTTCCGGCTGTCATTTCAAAATACGGCATTGCAATGATTGTTCCGATTCACATGAATGATTTTGAGAATAATGAATTCATTAAGGCTTCCGAAATTCTTAAAAGGGCAACAGACGAGGTTTTCGAACATATTGGAGAGGAAATCCGCACGGTGGAAAAATGA
- a CDS encoding GGGtGRT protein — MSLFESYERRIDQITPVLEKYGIKDLEEAKQICLDKGFDPYEIVKGVQPICFENACWAYTLGAAIAIKQGCVKASDAAKAIGEGLQAFCIPGSVADDRQVGLGHGNLASMLLSDESECFAFLAGHESFAAAEGAIGIANSANEVREKPLRVILNGLGKDAALIISRINGFTHVETEFDYFTGEVKVVKEKAYSDGERAKVRCYGADDVREGVAIMHLEGVDVSITGNSTNPTRFQHPVAGTYKKECILQGKKYFSVASGGGTGRTLHPDNMAAGPASYGMTDTLGRMHSDAQFAGSSSVPAHVEMMGLIGMGNNPMVGASVAVAVAVEKAMKE; from the coding sequence ATGAGCTTATTTGAAAGTTATGAAAGAAGAATAGACCAAATCACTCCAGTGCTTGAAAAATATGGAATCAAAGACCTTGAAGAAGCAAAACAGATTTGCCTTGACAAAGGATTTGATCCGTATGAAATTGTCAAAGGTGTTCAGCCAATATGTTTTGAAAATGCATGCTGGGCATACACTCTTGGAGCTGCAATAGCAATCAAGCAGGGATGTGTTAAGGCATCCGATGCCGCTAAAGCTATTGGTGAAGGTCTCCAGGCATTCTGCATTCCTGGTAGTGTAGCTGATGACAGGCAAGTGGGATTAGGTCATGGAAATTTGGCATCAATGCTTTTAAGCGATGAAAGCGAATGTTTCGCATTTCTAGCAGGACATGAAAGTTTTGCAGCAGCTGAAGGAGCAATAGGAATTGCAAATTCTGCAAATGAAGTGCGTGAAAAACCGTTAAGGGTAATCTTAAACGGCCTTGGAAAGGATGCCGCATTGATTATTTCAAGAATCAACGGATTCACCCATGTTGAAACTGAGTTCGATTACTTTACAGGGGAAGTTAAAGTAGTCAAGGAAAAGGCATATTCCGACGGTGAAAGGGCAAAGGTAAGATGCTACGGTGCCGATGATGTGCGTGAAGGTGTTGCAATCATGCATTTGGAAGGCGTTGACGTATCAATTACTGGAAACTCAACAAACCCAACACGTTTCCAACACCCGGTAGCCGGAACATACAAAAAGGAATGTATCCTACAAGGCAAAAAGTACTTCTCAGTTGCTTCAGGCGGTGGAACCGGAAGGACTTTACATCCTGACAACATGGCAGCAGGACCTGCATCCTATGGTATGACAGATACTTTGGGAAGAATGCACTCCGACGCTCAATTTGCAGGTTCATCATCAGTTCCAGCTCACGTGGAAATGATGGGACTGATCGGTATGGGAAACAACCCAATGGTCGGAGCATCTGTAGCAGTTGCAGTGGCCGTTGAAAAGGCAATGAAAGAATAG
- a CDS encoding amidohydrolase family protein has translation MQKIVNAHCHIYPDKIADKAVVGIKDFYDLDMSLNGKLDDLIRDGSEVGVTHYLVHSVATTPKQVKSINEFIAEAVNAHPDLFTGFGTLHPDSDDIEGDFDYLIELGLKGVKLHPDFQQFPMNGERAFRIGEVVSKGKVPMLVHCGDFRYNYSNPEQIGPFLEKFPDITFIGAHFAGWSMWEEATRQLSGFKNLYVDISSSLYALTPETALDLIHAYGADRVLWGTDYPMWESVSEMEYFNKIDLTERERSQILYENAAKLLKLE, from the coding sequence ATGCAAAAAATTGTAAATGCACATTGTCACATTTATCCTGATAAAATCGCAGATAAGGCTGTTGTTGGAATTAAAGACTTTTATGATTTGGACATGTCATTGAACGGCAAACTGGATGACTTGATAAGGGACGGCAGCGAAGTTGGAGTAACACATTACCTAGTCCACTCAGTTGCAACAACCCCTAAGCAGGTCAAATCAATAAACGAATTCATTGCCGAAGCAGTCAATGCACACCCGGATTTGTTCACAGGATTCGGGACTCTCCACCCGGACAGTGATGACATCGAAGGCGATTTTGACTATCTGATTGAACTTGGCCTTAAAGGAGTTAAACTGCATCCTGATTTTCAGCAGTTCCCGATGAACGGTGAACGCGCATTCAGGATTGGTGAAGTTGTAAGCAAGGGAAAAGTACCTATGCTTGTTCACTGCGGCGATTTCAGATACAATTATTCAAATCCGGAACAGATTGGGCCATTTTTAGAGAAATTCCCTGACATTACATTTATCGGAGCTCATTTTGCAGGATGGAGCATGTGGGAAGAGGCAACAAGACAATTGTCTGGATTTAAAAACCTTTATGTTGACATAAGCTCCAGCCTATATGCACTAACACCTGAAACAGCGCTGGATTTGATTCATGCATATGGTGCCGATAGAGTATTGTGGGGTACAGACTATCCGATGTGGGAGTCTGTCAGTGAAATGGAATACTTCAATAAAATTGACTTGACAGAAAGGGAACGCTCCCAAATACTTTATGAGAATGCCGCAAAACTATTAAAATTAGAATAA
- a CDS encoding Ig-like domain repeat protein encodes MKFNKLLIVSLFLLAILTIGAVSAADENITESTGDILCTDNSRDVLTVDATDNSELEASPADFAELDSLVANTASGKTLMLEKDYIRTTDGGIYVSEAITIDGQGHTIDGNSKSNFFFTINNKNVVLKNINFINGGPNSVVGGSSSGSRGFSIYNCSFANCTGFSSLWYGNAYNCSFVNCNDTLGSGGGAIYYGNAYNCSFVNCKATSGSGGAIYCGNAYNCSFVYCYASLSGGAICNGNAMNSYFSNCSTKSSNAAIVGGTATNCTFVECQASAAINSVRANDITYGSYAYIYVYGESNAGYVNVTVNGQTKKVTPSSYGSYVSFAGLAVGTYQAKVTYSGSAYFDAQELPFTITVNKASNPIKSVAQPATKVGYGENVTIKVDMLNGKINGNVWYSISDKNKTKLIIDKMSINKGVATTSIPSLSMGKYTLHVYFAGNAHYNAQTIKKTFNVVKGTPIASVNVTNWAIDSDPTIKVKVNNVNGNIWFTVSDENKTKILTDKIHIEDGWAIASIPGLTAGKYYLHIYYAGNVHYNAQKMKSSFEVTKISPEMTVSKTTVNGQTVLTATVPNDARGNINFEVNGSSYKAQIVKGEALVTLPDMEPGTYEITSSYCGNFKYLPETKTCTIKIK; translated from the coding sequence TTGAAATTTAATAAATTATTGATAGTCAGCTTGTTTTTGCTGGCTATTTTAACAATAGGGGCTGTAAGTGCAGCTGATGAAAACATTACAGAATCAACGGGAGATATTTTATGCACGGACAATTCCCGGGATGTTTTAACCGTTGATGCTACAGATAATAGTGAACTTGAAGCGTCCCCTGCTGACTTTGCTGAACTTGATAGTTTGGTGGCAAATACTGCTAGCGGGAAAACATTGATGCTAGAAAAAGATTATATAAGAACAACAGATGGTGGAATTTATGTTTCTGAAGCCATTACTATTGATGGACAAGGACATACTATAGATGGAAATTCAAAATCAAATTTTTTCTTCACTATTAATAATAAAAATGTGGTATTGAAAAATATTAATTTTATTAATGGTGGACCGAATAGTGTTGTTGGTGGTTCTAGTAGTGGAAGTAGAGGTTTTTCAATATACAATTGTTCTTTTGCGAATTGTACAGGTTTTTCTTCTCTTTGGTATGGAAATGCTTATAACTGTTCTTTTGTGAATTGTAATGATACTTTAGGTTCTGGTGGTGGTGCTATTTATTATGGTAATGCTTATAATTGTTCTTTTGTGAATTGTAAAGCTACTTCAGGTTCTGGTGGTGCTATTTATTGTGGTAATGCTTATAATTGTTCTTTTGTATATTGTTATGCTTCTTTGTCTGGTGGTGCAATCTGTAATGGTAATGCTATGAATTCTTATTTCAGTAATTGTTCAACCAAAAGCAGTAATGCAGCCATCGTTGGGGGAACAGCCACTAATTGTACTTTCGTAGAGTGTCAAGCTTCAGCAGCAATCAATTCAGTCAGAGCAAATGACATTACTTATGGATCTTATGCTTATATTTATGTCTATGGGGAAAGCAATGCAGGTTATGTGAATGTTACAGTAAACGGACAAACCAAAAAAGTAACCCCTTCCTCCTATGGATCTTATGTTTCTTTCGCAGGTTTGGCTGTTGGCACATATCAGGCCAAAGTGACCTATTCCGGAAGCGCATACTTTGATGCTCAGGAGCTTCCATTCACCATTACTGTGAATAAGGCGTCAAACCCAATCAAGTCAGTTGCACAGCCTGCCACCAAAGTCGGCTATGGTGAAAATGTCACAATCAAGGTGGACATGCTGAATGGGAAGATTAACGGTAACGTGTGGTACAGCATTTCTGATAAAAACAAAACCAAACTCATCATAGACAAGATGAGCATCAATAAAGGTGTTGCAACAACTTCAATTCCAAGTCTAAGCATGGGCAAGTATACTCTCCACGTCTATTTTGCGGGAAATGCACATTACAATGCTCAAACCATCAAAAAGACCTTCAATGTGGTTAAAGGAACTCCAATAGCTTCAGTCAATGTTACCAATTGGGCAATCGATTCAGACCCAACAATCAAAGTCAAAGTCAACAATGTCAACGGAAACATCTGGTTCACAGTCTCAGACGAAAACAAGACCAAAATCTTAACAGACAAAATCCATATCGAAGACGGATGGGCAATCGCTTCCATTCCAGGACTTACAGCAGGCAAATATTACCTGCACATATATTATGCAGGAAATGTACATTATAATGCCCAAAAAATGAAGTCCAGTTTTGAAGTGACCAAGATTTCACCTGAAATGACAGTTTCAAAGACTACTGTGAACGGACAAACTGTTCTTACCGCTACTGTTCCAAATGATGCACGCGGAAACATTAACTTTGAGGTTAACGGAAGCTCATACAAAGCCCAAATTGTTAAAGGTGAGGCTCTCGTAACACTGCCGGACATGGAGCCGGGAACCTACGAGATCACATCCAGCTACTGCGGTAACTTCAAATACCTTCCGGAAACAAAAACATGTACAATAAAAATCAAATAG